Within the Pseudarthrobacter sp. W1I19 genome, the region CTCTCTCACCCTGGTGAGGGAGCGTCACGGCGTTAACGCCTCTGTCGTCGGATTCATGTCGGCGCTGCCGCTCAATCGCTGCCGGCAAACCCCGACGCGTGAGCGTGGTCCTGCCACGCGTTCCGGAGCGCCCGTTTGACAAGTTTCACCGCACCGTGGAAATCATCCGCAAGGTCGTCCTTATCGAAAACCAGGACCGTCCACCCGGCTGATTCGAAGGCCTTATCCCGTCTCCTATCGCTAAGCATCTGTGCGTCACCGAGGTGATGTTCGCCGTCGTACTGGATAGCAAGGCGGCGATGACGATAGCCGAGATCGGCCGACGGCGACCGCATGTCTCCGGCCCGCAGGAGCACCTGGAGTTCGGGCTCGGGTAGGCCGGCGTTGGTGATGGCGAGCCGGAGCAGTGATTCAGGGGCCGAGTCGGCGCCCACCCGCATCAGATCCAATGCTTCGCGGGCCCGAACGATACCTTGGAGATTCGGGTGATGGCTGACCAGTACGCGCAGTCCCGCCAAGGTGTCATAGGGCTGCGTCCTTCCCTCGAAATCCACCCGCGGGACGCGGATCAGTTCATCCCCCATGCTCACCAAGTCATCGAGGGGCAGGACCCGTGCCAGATCGAGCCAGGTGCGTGACCTCGTGCTCATGCGGATGCCATCGACCAGTTCGATCTCGTCTTCACGAGCCACGACTGTGTGCCCGAATATGCCCTTTCGGCGGACCGACGGCAGGGCACGCGGCTTGCTGAGATGGAGCTCTGTGGAATCTGCCAGCCAGGGTGGCAGCACCTGGCGCCGCAGCCGGGCCGCAGTCACATGTGAGATCCAGGCACCCGGCGACGCAGCGGACAACGCCCTGGCGGCGCCTTCCAGATCGAAGTCCCAGTCCGCCGGGCGGTAGAGACCGCGGCCCACGTTGACTACATCCTTGCGCCGAAGTCTGTCCGGCGTGACGCCGGAAGCCCTGGCCGAGCCGAAGGTAAAAGGAGCCTCAGCCAACGACGGGGGCAAGAAACTTTGCTTTCGCATGCTGGCATTGTGCCTTGACACGGCAGAACGCTGCAGAAGTTTTCCACAGGCCCGCCGTTGCGTTTTGGCAAGTCGGAGAGCGTCCGCCGGAAACCCACGTTAAGTGAGAGAGCGTCCGCCGGAAACCCACGCTAAGTGAGAGAGCGTCCGCCCAAAAGCCACGCTAAGTGAGAGAGCGTCCGCCCAAAAGCCACGTTAAGTGAGAGAGCGTCCGGGCGGGGTGGGTTGGAGGGCGGCGAGGCGGGTGGCCAGGTGCAGGGCCGCCAGCCTCCCCGTTCCCCGGGGATCGCCGCCGCACAAGGAGAAGATCCGCTGCAGCCGCTGGTGCATGGACTGCCGCTCCACATGCAGCTCCCGCGCCGCCTGCGCCGTGTTGCACCCGGAGTCCAGCCAGACCCGCAGCGTCTCCACCAGCTGGGAGTGCCGCTCGGC harbors:
- a CDS encoding DUF559 domain-containing protein, translating into MRKQSFLPPSLAEAPFTFGSARASGVTPDRLRRKDVVNVGRGLYRPADWDFDLEGAARALSAASPGAWISHVTAARLRRQVLPPWLADSTELHLSKPRALPSVRRKGIFGHTVVAREDEIELVDGIRMSTRSRTWLDLARVLPLDDLVSMGDELIRVPRVDFEGRTQPYDTLAGLRVLVSHHPNLQGIVRAREALDLMRVGADSAPESLLRLAITNAGLPEPELQVLLRAGDMRSPSADLGYRHRRLAIQYDGEHHLGDAQMLSDRRRDKAFESAGWTVLVFDKDDLADDFHGAVKLVKRALRNAWQDHAHASGFAGSD